From a single Pelodiscus sinensis isolate JC-2024 chromosome 4, ASM4963464v1, whole genome shotgun sequence genomic region:
- the LOC142829325 gene encoding olfactory receptor 5T17-like, with product MAGDNRTTEVTEFIFVGLTENPTLQSILFTFFLAVYSTTLVGNLSMIVLISTEPRLRTPMYYFLGNLSFLDICYSSVTAPKTLVGFLEKRKSISLAGCASQLYLFLALGTTECFLLAVMAYDRYVAICNPLLYMIIMSPRVCVSLVAGSYVIGLLHSMVHTGFTFNLSFCGSKEINHFFCSITSLLSLSCSDTHLNELLIFNLAGLIEIITILSVLVSYSYILSTIFRIRSTHRRWKTFSTCTSHLTAVTIFHGTILSLHFRPTSSYSLDQEKMVSVFYTVVIPMLNPLIYSLRNQDVKDALKDLMKKKLFANKCNN from the coding sequence ATGGCTGGGGATAACCGCACCACAGAGGTCACCGAATTCATTTTTGTGGGATTAACAGAAAACCCAACACTTCAGAGCATCCTCTTCACGTTCTTTCTAGCTGTTTATAGCACCACGTTAGTGGGGAATCTCAGCATGATCGTGTTGATTAGCACCGAACCACGGCTTCGCAcccccatgtactatttcctcggTAATTTGTCTTTCCTGGACATCTGTTATTCCTCTGTCACTGCACCTAAGACACTCGTGGGGTTCCTAGAGAAGAGAAAATCCATTTCTCTGGCTGGCTGTGCATCACAATTATATCTTTTTTTAGCCCTGGGCACTACAGAATGTTTCCTCCTGGCCGTGATGGCCTATGACCggtatgtggccatctgtaatcCACTGCTCTACATGATCATCATGTCCCCTCGAGTCTGTGTCTCACTAGTAGCCGGGTCGTACGTAATTGGCTTGTTGCATTCTATGGTCCACACGGGTTTCACATTCAATTTGTCCTTCTGTGGGTCTAAGGAGATAAATCATTTTTTCTGTAGTATTACATCGTTGTTATCGCTTTCATGCTCCGATACCCATCTAAATGAACTCCTGATATTTAACCTTGCCGGACTAATTGAAATCATAACTATTCTGTCCGTCTTGGTGTCTTATAGTTATATCCTCAGCACCATCTTCAGGATCCGCTCCACACACAGGAGGTGGAAAACCTTCAgcacctgcacctcccacctgacGGCTGTCACCATATTCCATGGGACAATTCTCTCCTTGCATTTCCGGCCCACATCCAGCTATTCCTTGGACCAAGAAAAAATGGTCTCCGTGTTCTATACGGTGGTGATCCCCATGCTAAACCCCCTCATCTATAGCCTCAGAAACCAAGATGTCAAGGATGCCCTGAAAGACTTAATGAAGAAAAAATTGTTTGCCAATAAATGTAATAATTAA
- the LOC102447656 gene encoding olfactory receptor 5T17-like — translation MDEANSTTVVSEFIFVGFTDNPTLQVIIFVLFLAIYISTLAGNFGMIVLIGVSPKLHTPMYYFLSNLSFLDICYSSVVAPKTRASFLEEKRAISLAGCAAQLYFFIALGTTECFLLAVMAYDRYLAICNPLLYPVIMSPRVCVPLVFGSYITGLLHSMVHTDFTFRLSFCGSHEINHFYCDITPLLALSCSDTHLNEFLGLVREQEFCLGKHFKVL, via the coding sequence ATGGACGAGGCAAACTCCACCACAGTGGTCTCTGAGTTCATTTTTGTAGGGTTCACGGATAACCCAACACTGCAGGTCATCATCTTTGTGCTGTTCTTAGCTATTTACATCAGCACCCTCGCAGGGAACTTTGGGATGATTGTGTTAATCGGAGTCAGTCCAAAactgcacacccccatgtactatttcctcagTAATTTGTCCTTCCTGGACATCTGTTATTCCTCTGTGGTTGCGCCCAAGACACGGGCAAGCTTCTTAGAGGAAAAAAGAGCCATCTCTCTGGCTGGCTGTGCAGCACAGTTGTACTTTTTTATAGCCTTGGGGACCACAGAGTGTTTCCTGCTGGCCGTCATGGCCTATGACCGGTATctggccatctgtaacccactgCTGTATCCTGTTATCATGTCGCCTAGAGTCTGTGTCCCTCTGGTATTTGGGTCCTACATAACAGGACTACTGCATTCTATGGTACACACAGATTTCACCTTCCGTTTGTCCTTCTGTGGGTCTCACGAGATCAATCACTTCTACTGTGATATCACACCTCTCTTAgctctctcctgctctgacactcATCTCAATGAATTCCTAGGCCTGGTCAGAGAACAAGAATTCTGTCTGGGAAAACATTTCAAGGTTTTGTAA
- the LOC102447406 gene encoding olfactory receptor 5AP2-like produces MAEKNHTPITEFILSGLTDQPELQVPLFVIFLAMYVTTVSGNLSILLLISLDSHLHTPMYFFLASLSFLDICYSPVISPKMLQDFLSETKTISYNGCAAQMFFFGALATTECFLLAVMAYDRYVAICKPLHYRVVMSCRVCMLLVSTSYVGGFAHSTVHTGFAFTLSFCGPNKINHFFCDIPPVIKLSCSDTHLNEMVMFIATLFISGCSSLTILVSYSCILVTILRIPSAQGRRKAFSTCTSHITSVSIFYGTILFMYLRPAFSSSQQQDQVASVFYTLVIPMLNPLIYSLRNKEVKDALRRTMRKTFFQSLSFPSP; encoded by the coding sequence ATGGCAGAGAAGAATCACACCCCCATCACGGAGTTCATCCTCTCGGGATTAACAGACCAGCCTGAGTTGCAGGTCCCCCTCTTTGTGATATTTCTAGCTATGTACGTTACGACTGTGTCTGGGAATCTCAGTATATTGCTTTTAATCAGTCTTGATTCCCACCTCCACACACCTATGTATTTTTTCCTGGCCAGCCTGTCCTTCTTAGACATCTGTTACTCTCCAGTCATTTCCcccaagatgctgcaggacttccTGTCGGAGACAAAGACCATTTCTTACAACGGTTGTGCAGCACAAATGTTTTTCTTTGGCGCCTTGGCGACCACCGAGTGCTTCCTGCTGGCAGTGATGGCGTacgatcgctacgtggccatctgtaaGCCACTGCACTATCGGGTGGTCATGTCCTGTAGAGTCTGCATGCTGCTGGTTTCCACTTCCTACGTGGGAGGCTTTGCTCATTCCACGGTACACACGGGTTTTGCTTTCACCCTGTCTTTCTGTGGCCCCAATAAGATCAACCACTTCTTCTGTGACATCCCTCCGGTGATAAAGCTCTCCTGCTCTGATACCCATCTCAATGAGATGGTGATGTTCATAGCCACCTTATTCATTTCTGGGTGCTCCAGTCTCACCATTCTTGTCTCCTATTCCTGTATCCTGGTCACGATCCTGCGCATCCCCTCTGCCCAGGGCAgacgcaaagccttctccacctgtaCCTCCCATATAACTTCGGTGTCCATATTTTATGGAACGATTCTATTCATGTACCTGCGGCCTGCCTTCAGTTCTTCCCAGCAGCAAGACCAGGTGGCTTCGGTGTTCTATACTTTGGTGATCCCCATGCTCAACCCCCTGATCTACAGCCTGAGAAATAAGGAGGTGAAGGACGCCCTGCGGAGAACgatgagaaaaacatttttccagTCTCTGTCATTCCCATCGCCATGA